A window of the Sneathiella sp. P13V-1 genome harbors these coding sequences:
- a CDS encoding helix-turn-helix transcriptional regulator, with translation MTQSVFKQDVFNVLHHAGATALRSADLGDGLSVAQWYNEDGEAAYDQPGHHTFSIYLNGGQSVERIYSNGPRIGGAPGKICLLPEDHRSRWHIPKPLEMFHLYFSPEKIKSLAMQVLDRDPRQVELQDLTFEADNYAENILKYAVLPLDWEEKSNKLALTAAADLFMIHILKNYARQPADLPDVKGGLPKHICKRLDEYLHTHFGEAMGIEDLSALAGYSSYHFARMFKQSFALPPHKYLNNIRIQKAKEMLAAGRLSIAEVSLACGFSSQAHFTNSFKKAVGLTPRQFQTL, from the coding sequence ATGACACAGTCAGTTTTCAAACAGGATGTATTTAATGTCCTGCATCATGCAGGGGCAACCGCCTTACGATCTGCGGATCTGGGCGATGGCTTGTCTGTGGCCCAATGGTATAACGAAGATGGCGAAGCGGCCTATGATCAACCGGGCCACCATACGTTCAGCATCTACCTGAACGGTGGCCAATCGGTCGAGCGGATCTATTCCAATGGCCCGCGCATCGGCGGCGCGCCCGGGAAAATCTGCCTGCTGCCAGAGGATCATCGCTCCCGCTGGCATATCCCAAAACCGCTGGAGATGTTCCACCTCTATTTCAGTCCTGAGAAAATCAAATCTCTCGCGATGCAAGTGCTGGATCGGGACCCAAGACAGGTGGAGCTTCAGGACCTCACTTTTGAGGCGGACAATTACGCGGAAAATATCCTGAAATATGCGGTTCTCCCCCTCGATTGGGAGGAGAAATCAAACAAGCTCGCCCTCACCGCGGCGGCGGATCTGTTTATGATCCATATCCTGAAAAATTACGCGCGGCAGCCCGCTGATCTGCCAGATGTCAAAGGCGGCCTACCCAAGCATATCTGCAAAAGGCTGGATGAGTACCTACACACCCATTTTGGTGAGGCCATGGGGATTGAGGATCTAAGCGCCCTTGCGGGATATAGTAGTTATCATTTCGCCCGCATGTTCAAGCAGAGTTTTGCTCTACCGCCCCATAAATACCTGAACAATATCCGCATCCAGAAGGCGAAGGAAATGCTAGCCGCTGGCAGGCTGTCCATCGCAGAAGTCTCTCTCGCCTGCGGTTTTTCTTCGCAAGCCCACTTCACCAACAGTTTTAAAAAGGCGGTGGGCCTCACCCCACGGCAATTTCAAACCTTGTAA
- a CDS encoding PAS domain-containing protein, whose translation MISDKAKPVLNWEYGRCPLDSPSTDFGPFQDLVAMWQSKRKGNSLPSRSDFDFLDFKGWWGKIAIVKFENNPFNVKFTLWGTDLTEWWGTDYTNKYLGENALSPEAWQSIEGRYFQEMVSSPFIGLVKGQLDQHERPHRRVIGVDLPLADRNQVTQCFLAHLEIDEETDLKSLFPNNPVVSYF comes from the coding sequence TTGATTTCCGATAAGGCAAAACCCGTATTGAATTGGGAGTATGGCCGCTGCCCATTAGACTCGCCCTCCACTGATTTTGGGCCCTTTCAAGATCTTGTTGCCATGTGGCAAAGTAAACGCAAGGGCAACAGCCTTCCCTCTCGGTCAGATTTTGATTTTCTAGATTTCAAAGGGTGGTGGGGGAAAATAGCGATCGTCAAGTTCGAAAATAACCCCTTCAATGTCAAATTCACCTTATGGGGAACAGACCTTACCGAATGGTGGGGAACGGACTACACCAACAAATATCTCGGTGAAAACGCCCTTTCCCCCGAAGCCTGGCAATCGATTGAAGGTCGATATTTTCAAGAAATGGTCTCCTCTCCATTTATCGGGTTGGTTAAAGGGCAGCTTGATCAACACGAACGCCCTCATCGCCGTGTTATAGGTGTCGACCTTCCTCTTGCAGATCGAAACCAAGTTACACAGTGTTTTCTCGCGCATCTGGAAATTGACGAAGAAACCGATCTTAAAAGCCTGTTCCCCAACAATCCGGTCGTCAGTTATTTCTGA
- a CDS encoding DMT family transporter, translated as MSIFLYALTVVIWGLTWFAISLQLGPVPVEQSIAYRFGLASIVLFAALLVMRKNLVLPSRAHLRLLGQGLCLFSLNFICFYFATDKIPSGLVSVVFSLATILNVINNRLFFKTPVSAKAVFGGMMGLFGLALLVLPTVDQSGDLQEVAIGLLLAFCGTYCFSLGNMIGKWNAANNVDTATGNAFGMLYGTLVLVGFSSFMGQPFTIDLSPTYLGALVYLAIPGSVIGFTAYLTLVGRIGPEKAAYATVLFPVIALMVSSFFEGYNWTPAAIAGLVIVMMGNVIVFSPAGMFGSMWRRSAV; from the coding sequence ATGTCGATTTTTCTCTACGCCCTGACAGTTGTGATTTGGGGCCTTACCTGGTTTGCGATATCTTTGCAGCTCGGCCCTGTCCCGGTGGAACAGTCCATTGCCTATCGTTTTGGCTTGGCGTCTATCGTGCTGTTTGCAGCGCTTTTGGTGATGCGAAAAAATCTGGTACTGCCTTCGCGTGCACATCTAAGGCTTTTGGGGCAAGGGTTATGCCTCTTCTCCCTTAACTTCATTTGTTTTTATTTTGCCACGGATAAAATCCCGAGCGGTCTAGTCTCGGTGGTTTTCTCCCTCGCAACCATACTAAACGTCATTAACAACCGGTTGTTCTTTAAAACACCGGTATCCGCAAAGGCGGTATTCGGCGGCATGATGGGGCTATTTGGTCTTGCCCTTCTAGTGCTGCCCACCGTTGATCAAAGTGGTGACTTGCAGGAAGTTGCCATCGGCCTTTTGTTGGCCTTCTGCGGCACCTACTGTTTTTCTCTCGGCAATATGATCGGGAAATGGAACGCTGCCAACAATGTGGATACGGCGACAGGTAATGCCTTTGGTATGCTTTACGGCACATTGGTTTTGGTCGGCTTTAGCAGTTTTATGGGACAACCGTTCACCATTGATCTATCCCCCACATATTTGGGCGCGCTTGTCTATCTGGCGATCCCGGGATCCGTCATTGGATTTACAGCCTACCTGACATTGGTCGGACGTATCGGCCCGGAAAAAGCCGCCTACGCCACGGTCCTTTTCCCGGTGATTGCGTTGATGGTGTCATCCTTCTTCGAAGGCTATAACTGGACCCCCGCCGCCATAGCCGGCCTCGTCATCGTCATGATGGGCAACGTGATCGTGTTTAGCCCGGCGGGAATGTTTGGAAGCATGTGGAGGCGAAGTGCGGTGTGA
- a CDS encoding DUF2269 family protein gives MDFEGIDLYLLAKTVHILSSTILFGTGLGIAFFMLRSYFSVKIEEKAYAAQNTVVADYIFTLPAVIIQPISGALLVHLGGFAWTDYWLLATYAIYVLVGCCWIPVIWLQIQLKQMAIHARETKTALPERYNKLFQIWFLLGWPAFIGLLIIFYLMVAKPI, from the coding sequence ATGGATTTTGAAGGTATAGATCTTTACCTGCTCGCCAAGACAGTACACATTTTAAGTTCAACTATACTGTTTGGGACAGGCTTAGGTATTGCCTTCTTTATGCTTCGTTCCTATTTCTCGGTAAAAATAGAAGAAAAAGCTTATGCTGCACAAAACACTGTAGTGGCTGACTATATCTTTACTCTCCCCGCTGTCATTATCCAACCGATTTCAGGGGCTCTTCTCGTTCATCTAGGCGGATTTGCATGGACCGACTACTGGCTCTTAGCAACTTATGCTATTTATGTCTTAGTTGGATGTTGCTGGATCCCCGTTATTTGGCTTCAGATACAACTAAAGCAAATGGCTATCCACGCGCGGGAGACAAAAACAGCACTTCCAGAGCGATACAACAAGCTATTTCAGATTTGGTTCTTACTTGGGTGGCCAGCTTTCATTGGCTTATTGATTATTTTTTACCTGATGGTAGCAAAACCCATATGA
- a CDS encoding STAS/SEC14 domain-containing protein produces MQHEVHYDREAGVVFVRYGEKLNKEIVLGASKELNAIPDLKKGTPVLVDFRVCVDINISSEDTREVAKFMARNHEKRGFYRIAQLVSSQFMFATSRMTTATLDPDKFEMMVFQDETEAKKWLGLPADLQLPYE; encoded by the coding sequence ATGCAGCACGAAGTGCATTATGATCGGGAAGCTGGGGTTGTTTTTGTTCGGTATGGAGAAAAGCTGAACAAAGAAATCGTACTGGGTGCGTCCAAGGAACTAAACGCAATTCCTGATCTCAAAAAGGGAACGCCTGTACTCGTTGATTTCAGGGTTTGCGTTGACATCAACATTTCTAGTGAAGACACAAGAGAAGTCGCCAAATTCATGGCGCGCAATCACGAGAAGCGAGGGTTCTATCGGATTGCACAACTTGTCTCCTCCCAGTTCATGTTCGCCACATCCCGCATGACCACCGCCACACTAGACCCCGACAAATTTGAAATGATGGTGTTTCAAGATGAAACCGAAGCCAAAAAATGGCTCGGGCTACCTGCTGATTTGCAATTACCTTATGAGTAA
- the rimK gene encoding 30S ribosomal protein S6--L-glutamate ligase, whose product MSDLVQDKELIIGWDEWVSLPQLGLPAVKVKVDTGARTSSIHAFMIEPFTRAGKSRVRFGIHPLPERPDITVFCTADLVDQREITSSNGESEVRYVVKTLVRIGGQEWPIEISLTNRENMQYRMLLGRTAIGGNVIVDPNLSCVQGELSAALYDELPRAKGPRKNLKIGILTREPNNYSSERLVAAAEERGHLIELINTTSCYINITSHRPEVHLGGKSLEGFDAIIPRIGASITFYGMAVVRQFEAMGVYCLNSASAIGASRDKLYAHQLLARAGIGMPDTGFARSPKATDELIKFVGGAPLVVKLLEGTQGKGVVLTETKKAAESVIDAFQGLKANILVQEFIKEAAGSDIRCFVVGNKVVAAMRRESLDGDFRANLHQGGQAKQIRLTKEERATAVRAAKVMGLSMAGVDLLRSDKGPKVLEVNSSPGLEGIEKVTKKKIADLVIEHIEKNARPPKVIKPRRL is encoded by the coding sequence ATCAGCGATTTAGTTCAGGACAAAGAACTGATTATCGGGTGGGATGAATGGGTTTCATTGCCCCAGTTGGGATTGCCTGCGGTAAAGGTGAAAGTCGACACTGGTGCAAGAACTTCCTCCATTCATGCTTTTATGATCGAACCATTTACACGAGCTGGTAAATCACGTGTGCGCTTTGGGATCCATCCCCTGCCTGAGCGACCAGATATCACCGTATTTTGTACAGCGGATCTTGTGGATCAGCGTGAAATTACGAGTTCGAACGGCGAGTCTGAGGTGCGCTATGTCGTCAAAACCCTCGTTCGAATTGGCGGTCAGGAATGGCCCATAGAAATTTCTCTGACGAACCGCGAGAATATGCAGTACCGCATGTTGCTGGGACGGACAGCGATTGGTGGAAACGTAATTGTTGACCCAAACTTATCCTGCGTGCAAGGCGAACTTTCTGCGGCTCTTTACGATGAATTGCCAAGGGCAAAAGGACCTCGCAAAAATCTTAAAATTGGTATCCTGACACGGGAGCCGAATAACTACTCGTCTGAAAGATTGGTAGCTGCCGCGGAAGAACGTGGTCATTTGATCGAATTGATCAATACCACTAGCTGCTATATCAATATCACCTCCCACCGCCCTGAAGTGCATCTGGGGGGGAAATCCCTTGAAGGTTTTGATGCCATTATTCCTCGAATTGGCGCCTCCATTACCTTCTACGGTATGGCCGTTGTCCGGCAATTTGAGGCTATGGGCGTATACTGTCTTAATTCCGCATCTGCCATTGGTGCGTCTCGCGATAAGCTCTATGCGCATCAACTTCTGGCGCGTGCAGGAATTGGTATGCCTGATACAGGCTTTGCAAGGTCACCAAAAGCAACCGATGAGCTTATCAAGTTTGTCGGCGGGGCCCCTCTTGTGGTTAAATTGCTCGAAGGAACGCAAGGAAAAGGTGTGGTTCTCACCGAAACAAAAAAAGCGGCGGAATCTGTGATTGATGCATTTCAGGGCCTGAAGGCGAACATTCTGGTTCAGGAGTTTATCAAGGAAGCCGCCGGCTCCGATATCCGATGTTTTGTCGTTGGTAATAAAGTTGTCGCAGCAATGCGCCGAGAGAGCCTTGACGGAGATTTCAGGGCTAACCTGCATCAAGGCGGCCAGGCAAAACAAATCCGGCTTACCAAAGAAGAGCGTGCGACCGCAGTAAGAGCTGCAAAGGTGATGGGACTTTCCATGGCAGGTGTTGATCTCTTGCGATCGGATAAAGGGCCGAAGGTCCTGGAAGTGAACTCTTCTCCTGGCCTTGAAGGTATTGAAAAAGTGACCAAGAAAAAAATAGCGGATCTGGTCATTGAACATATTGAAAAAAATGCCCGACCTCCAAAAGTGATTAAACCACGGCGGTTGTGA
- a CDS encoding DUF4166 domain-containing protein, whose product MSEPTFKSIFGENWKNLPPVMVKHYANRPYSNDTHKVTGVLDVSCKAPLQWIAPLMKLLGQIPAQNEKDVPVEVLFQSEETSAAFHFVRTFNFKKDAPYIFHSRMLQTQGNEVIEIMRFHLCWRLTYHWENDRVILKHKGYGLYLWDKVIPLPLTMILGKGYAEEVAVNDTTFDMFTHITHPLWGKIYEYRGRFEVVE is encoded by the coding sequence ATGAGTGAGCCAACTTTCAAATCCATATTCGGAGAGAACTGGAAAAATCTCCCACCGGTTATGGTCAAGCATTATGCCAATCGCCCTTATTCCAACGACACCCATAAGGTTACGGGCGTGCTTGATGTAAGTTGCAAAGCGCCCCTCCAGTGGATCGCCCCACTTATGAAGTTATTGGGTCAAATTCCAGCGCAAAATGAAAAGGATGTTCCGGTTGAAGTCTTATTTCAAAGTGAAGAGACATCGGCGGCTTTTCATTTTGTGCGTACCTTCAATTTCAAAAAAGACGCGCCCTACATTTTTCATTCCCGTATGCTTCAAACACAAGGCAACGAAGTTATTGAAATCATGCGATTTCACCTTTGCTGGCGTCTCACCTATCACTGGGAAAATGACAGAGTGATCCTAAAACACAAAGGATACGGCCTTTATCTTTGGGACAAAGTTATTCCGCTTCCTCTAACCATGATACTTGGCAAGGGATATGCTGAAGAAGTGGCCGTAAATGACACAACATTCGATATGTTTACCCATATTACACATCCGTTGTGGGGAAAAATATACGAGTATCGCGGAAGATTTGAGGTGGTCGAATGA
- a CDS encoding alpha/beta hydrolase family protein, with protein sequence MKKIILGLMMGVVMGGTAFAKDNRVDGLRPDAPELAKPGEATIGVRTVSLVNKNQKDILKVKAGEIHPTYDRPLTLEVWYPSGEDKRGGVYKDVFIRDGHTKVDLHGQAVRDVKPAKLSKPAPLVIISHGYPGNRFLMSHLGENLASKGYVAVAIDHTESTYDNKAAFGSTLVNRALDQNFVLNEIDRLSKEKGHFLNGLVDTSSTGLIGYSMGGYGSVITAGGGVTKASVDYAWGAPDKTLMPMMAGAKEHEALMDDRFKAIVSVAPWGMNYGFWDAKGLSGVRVPMFFISGSVDDVSGYEKGTQAIFKNAVNVDRYLLTFENANHNAAAPIPAPTESWKPSKHLDFVPFEHYADPVWDTLRMNNIMQHFVTAYFGMHLKGEADKKAYLDLVPDSADAVYAVEKDGTFKPEHNYWKGFANRTAKGLKLEFMPKN encoded by the coding sequence ATGAAAAAAATAATATTAGGGTTGATGATGGGTGTCGTAATGGGTGGAACCGCGTTCGCCAAAGATAACAGGGTTGATGGATTGCGGCCGGATGCACCGGAACTTGCCAAGCCGGGCGAGGCTACCATCGGCGTCAGAACCGTAAGTCTGGTGAATAAAAACCAAAAAGATATCTTAAAGGTAAAAGCCGGTGAAATTCATCCAACTTATGACCGACCCCTCACATTGGAGGTTTGGTATCCTTCAGGTGAAGATAAGCGGGGAGGGGTGTATAAAGACGTCTTTATCCGGGATGGTCATACAAAAGTAGATCTTCACGGTCAGGCGGTGCGGGATGTCAAGCCTGCAAAACTTTCAAAACCGGCTCCATTGGTGATCATTTCCCATGGATATCCTGGGAACCGCTTTCTGATGAGTCATCTGGGTGAAAATCTGGCGTCCAAAGGTTATGTCGCCGTGGCGATTGATCATACGGAAAGCACATATGACAACAAGGCGGCTTTTGGCAGCACGCTTGTAAACCGGGCGCTGGATCAGAATTTTGTCCTCAATGAAATTGATCGCTTAAGTAAAGAAAAGGGTCATTTCCTAAACGGTCTTGTGGACACCTCTTCAACGGGGCTTATTGGATATTCCATGGGTGGATATGGCTCTGTCATCACTGCGGGTGGTGGTGTTACGAAAGCCAGCGTAGATTACGCATGGGGTGCGCCTGATAAGACGCTGATGCCGATGATGGCAGGGGCGAAAGAGCATGAAGCGCTGATGGATGATCGGTTTAAGGCGATCGTTTCTGTGGCTCCATGGGGTATGAATTATGGCTTCTGGGATGCTAAGGGTTTGAGCGGTGTGCGGGTGCCGATGTTCTTTATCTCCGGCAGCGTTGATGATGTTTCAGGTTATGAAAAAGGAACGCAGGCTATCTTTAAAAATGCGGTGAATGTGGATCGATATTTACTCACTTTTGAAAATGCAAACCACAATGCGGCAGCGCCAATTCCAGCACCAACCGAGTCATGGAAGCCAAGCAAACATCTAGATTTTGTCCCGTTCGAACATTATGCGGATCCGGTTTGGGACACCCTTCGCATGAACAATATCATGCAGCATTTTGTAACCGCATATTTCGGGATGCACCTGAAAGGGGAGGCGGACAAGAAAGCCTATCTGGATCTTGTACCAGATTCTGCTGACGCGGTTTACGCGGTGGAGAAAGACGGAACATTCAAACCTGAGCATAATTACTGGAAAGGTTTTGCGAACCGTACGGCAAAAGGGCTTAAACTAGAATTTATGCCGAAAAACTAA
- a CDS encoding helix-turn-helix domain-containing protein: MDKRDRAQIFRRNMLSAMDTANLKSSQLADQAGIDRSTLGQLLSENAPRLPNGHTLAELASVLGVSSDWLLGLSQQAQPVTTLLDGALNFTPSLERAPMDSNLEEWFREASGYKIRHVPSTLPDMLKTNEVLRYEYRDFAVKTGEQAITERDLRQSYIRMPDVEMEICIPVQRFAQFADGSHIWQDIPKKTRMEQIEYMAELTEELYPRVRIYGFDLRTHYSVPVTIFGPLRAVIYIGQGYFVLNTSGHIRPLARHFDELVRNATVQAHEMPTWMRGHL, from the coding sequence ATGGATAAACGGGATCGCGCTCAAATTTTTCGCCGAAACATGCTCTCTGCTATGGATACGGCGAACCTCAAATCATCACAACTTGCTGATCAGGCTGGTATTGATCGTTCTACGCTTGGGCAGTTATTGAGTGAAAATGCACCGCGATTACCCAATGGGCATACATTGGCGGAACTCGCCAGCGTGTTAGGTGTCAGTTCGGATTGGTTGTTGGGTCTCAGCCAACAGGCGCAGCCCGTGACCACTTTGTTGGATGGCGCTCTGAATTTCACTCCCAGCTTGGAACGCGCGCCTATGGACAGCAATCTGGAGGAGTGGTTCCGCGAGGCGTCTGGATATAAAATCCGTCATGTGCCGAGTACCCTGCCCGATATGCTCAAAACCAACGAAGTTCTTCGGTATGAATATCGCGATTTTGCTGTCAAAACGGGGGAACAGGCGATTACGGAGCGGGATCTTCGGCAGTCATACATCCGTATGCCGGATGTAGAGATGGAAATCTGTATTCCTGTCCAACGGTTCGCGCAATTCGCAGATGGATCTCATATCTGGCAGGATATTCCAAAGAAAACCCGGATGGAGCAGATTGAATATATGGCGGAGCTGACAGAAGAATTATACCCTCGCGTCAGGATTTACGGATTTGACCTTCGCACCCACTATTCAGTGCCTGTTACTATTTTCGGTCCATTAAGGGCGGTTATCTATATCGGGCAAGGGTATTTTGTCCTCAACACCAGCGGCCACATCCGCCCTCTTGCCCGCCATTTCGACGAGCTCGTCCGCAATGCAACCGTCCAAGCCCACGAAATGCCTACCTGGATGCGCGGACATTTGTAA
- a CDS encoding DUF2061 domain-containing protein, with translation MQNTKKISLLKAVSWQTLGIFSTLITTWIVTGSISLAGNLTFAMTSVAFVMYFLHERVWARFTN, from the coding sequence ATGCAAAACACAAAAAAAATATCATTGCTAAAAGCGGTTAGCTGGCAAACTCTTGGGATATTCAGCACCCTCATTACCACGTGGATTGTAACAGGATCTATCAGCCTCGCTGGTAATCTGACATTTGCGATGACGAGCGTCGCTTTTGTGATGTATTTCCTGCATGAACGTGTCTGGGCAAGGTTCACAAACTAA
- a CDS encoding GAF domain-containing hybrid sensor histidine kinase/response regulator encodes MQSDQNILDHQSADDLEEARLQSLQNYEILDTAAEQAFDRLTQLASTFYASPIALVSLVDRDRQWFKSRVGLDAEETPRSLAFCHHAIQGDQAFIVNDASKDDRFKDNPLVTGAPDIRFYAGAPLKTPDGHKIGTLCIIDQEPRTDFRQEDSEQLRLLADIVVSEMELRIKNQNLNLAMKEVEKASKSRSDFLSSISHEIRTPLTGVIGLADALADYDIAPEGAEIVEGIQSSSQILMGLLNDVLDYAKLEAGKFQIHRKNVDFPKFIANIQRIWQKIAEEKGLTLKMNLEANLPKVMAMDELRVNQILNNILSNAVKFTKEGEVHVTVSPSRIDGKKAVKIVVTDTGIGMSEQQLANLFSPFEQADASIAQEHGGTGLGMAITQNLVSLLGGQITCESQTGKGTTFTLGFLVRQLNYDHDNTPAATGAVQQTKRILVVDDMDINRMIAKHIIVKMGHVCAEANSGEKAIELLKNGEFDVVVMDLHMPGMDGVQTSAEIKKMKSDQRIISLSADDTIDIRGDQSVLFDGSLIKPLTREKMEEMLRWF; translated from the coding sequence GTGCAGAGCGATCAAAACATCCTGGATCATCAGAGTGCTGATGATCTAGAAGAGGCGCGGCTTCAATCTCTTCAAAATTATGAGATCCTTGATACGGCAGCAGAGCAGGCTTTTGATCGATTGACACAGTTGGCGTCTACTTTCTATGCCTCCCCAATTGCGCTTGTCTCTCTGGTCGATCGGGATCGGCAATGGTTTAAAAGCAGGGTGGGACTTGATGCTGAAGAAACCCCTCGAAGTCTGGCCTTCTGTCACCACGCAATCCAAGGGGATCAGGCTTTTATCGTGAACGATGCGTCGAAAGACGATAGGTTCAAGGACAATCCTCTTGTAACGGGAGCTCCAGACATTCGATTTTATGCAGGCGCACCCTTAAAGACACCTGATGGCCATAAGATCGGAACTCTGTGTATTATTGATCAGGAACCCCGAACAGATTTCAGACAAGAGGACAGTGAACAGCTGAGGTTGCTTGCCGACATCGTTGTCAGCGAGATGGAGCTTCGGATCAAGAACCAGAACTTGAATCTGGCGATGAAGGAAGTTGAAAAAGCCTCCAAATCAAGGTCGGATTTCCTTTCGTCCATCAGTCACGAAATCAGAACCCCCTTGACTGGTGTGATCGGATTGGCAGATGCGCTAGCAGACTATGATATCGCACCGGAAGGTGCTGAAATTGTTGAAGGAATTCAGTCCTCTTCCCAGATCCTTATGGGCCTTCTGAACGATGTTTTGGATTATGCAAAGCTGGAAGCCGGAAAGTTCCAGATCCACCGAAAGAATGTAGATTTTCCAAAATTTATCGCCAACATCCAGCGGATTTGGCAGAAAATTGCAGAGGAAAAGGGTTTAACCCTCAAAATGAATTTAGAGGCAAACCTTCCAAAAGTGATGGCCATGGATGAGCTGCGTGTTAATCAGATTCTCAACAACATCCTGAGCAATGCAGTGAAATTCACCAAAGAAGGAGAGGTGCATGTCACGGTGTCACCTTCCAGAATCGACGGAAAAAAGGCCGTAAAGATTGTTGTTACGGATACCGGCATAGGTATGTCAGAGCAGCAACTTGCAAATCTGTTTTCTCCTTTTGAGCAGGCAGACGCTTCAATCGCTCAGGAGCATGGAGGGACGGGGCTCGGTATGGCGATTACACAGAACCTGGTCTCTTTGCTTGGAGGGCAGATCACCTGTGAAAGCCAAACTGGAAAAGGAACCACTTTTACGCTGGGCTTCTTGGTGCGACAGCTCAATTATGATCACGATAACACCCCGGCAGCGACCGGAGCCGTTCAGCAAACAAAAAGAATTCTGGTTGTTGATGATATGGACATCAATCGGATGATAGCAAAACATATTATCGTAAAAATGGGTCATGTATGCGCTGAGGCGAATAGTGGGGAAAAAGCAATTGAGCTTCTCAAAAATGGGGAGTTCGATGTCGTGGTAATGGACCTACATATGCCTGGTATGGATGGAGTGCAGACAAGTGCTGAGATCAAGAAAATGAAGAGTGATCAACGCATTATCAGTTTAAGCGCAGATGACACGATCGACATCAGGGGTGACCAGAGCGTGCTGTTCGATGGGAGTTTGATTAAGCCCCTCACGCGGGAGAAAATGGAGGAAATGCTGCGATGGTTCTGA
- a CDS encoding saccharopine dehydrogenase family protein, with product MKRVLIIGGYGNFGKYIASTLSKDPNLHIIVAGRSLQKAQKLALEIDADALKLDISDDIKNSIEACNPNIVIHTSGPFQAQGYEVALACIHIGAHYIDLADGREFVVGIERLNEQAEAAEVLAVSGASSVPCLTSALVDHYELEFETLESLDYGITTAQKTTRGLATTAAILGYTGKPFKTLLQGKNETIYGWQGLKARNYKDLGTRLLGNCDIPDLSIFPKRYPSLQTIRFYAGLELKFLHMALWMLSGLVRLGLIPRLEKLAPFMLRASFLFDVFGSEDSGFHMQISGKDKAGNTKQILFELTARKGDGPYIPCMPAILLCKKIASGELTKTGATPGVGLITKDDYLSALSDLAINWTEEVTE from the coding sequence ATGAAACGTGTTTTGATCATTGGTGGCTATGGGAATTTTGGAAAATACATAGCGTCTACCCTATCCAAAGACCCTAACCTGCATATTATTGTGGCAGGCAGATCTCTTCAAAAAGCACAGAAACTCGCACTGGAAATTGACGCTGATGCCTTGAAACTTGATATTTCAGACGACATCAAAAACTCGATAGAAGCCTGCAATCCCAACATAGTCATCCACACCTCAGGCCCATTTCAGGCTCAGGGTTATGAGGTTGCCTTGGCCTGTATCCATATCGGAGCCCATTATATAGATTTAGCAGACGGCAGAGAATTCGTCGTCGGCATCGAGCGGCTCAATGAGCAAGCTGAAGCAGCAGAGGTTCTAGCTGTCAGCGGTGCAAGCTCAGTCCCCTGCCTTACCTCTGCATTAGTGGATCACTATGAGCTCGAATTTGAAACCCTCGAAAGCCTTGACTATGGCATCACCACCGCGCAAAAAACAACGCGCGGCCTCGCCACAACTGCCGCCATTTTAGGATACACAGGAAAGCCCTTTAAGACCCTACTTCAAGGGAAAAATGAAACCATCTATGGGTGGCAAGGCTTAAAAGCGAGAAATTACAAAGACCTTGGAACGCGTTTACTTGGCAACTGTGATATCCCGGATTTAAGTATCTTTCCAAAGCGCTACCCCAGCCTGCAAACCATAAGATTTTATGCAGGGTTGGAACTCAAATTCTTACACATGGCGTTGTGGATGCTATCAGGTTTGGTGCGATTGGGGCTAATCCCACGGTTAGAAAAGCTGGCCCCTTTCATGCTGAGAGCATCTTTCCTATTTGATGTTTTCGGCTCCGAAGATAGTGGCTTTCACATGCAGATCTCTGGCAAGGATAAAGCCGGAAATACCAAACAAATCCTGTTTGAACTTACTGCACGCAAAGGGGATGGCCCCTATATCCCCTGCATGCCGGCCATTTTGCTTTGTAAAAAAATCGCGTCCGGGGAGCTTACAAAAACAGGTGCCACGCCTGGCGTTGGCCTCATCACCAAGGACGATTACTTAAGCGCATTATCAGATCTAGCCATTAACTGGACTGAAGAGGTAACAGAATGA